A segment of the Flavobacteriales bacterium genome:
TAAAACGCCGCTCCACTCATACGATTGGTATTGGCAATAGCAGCAGGATTTACAAATCCGTGGTGTAACATATACTGACTCACCAAATACTGATTTTGAGCACTGGCATTGGTTTGTATTCCTAAAATAAGGACAACAACAGCAATTGTATATTTAAAAGTTTTCATATGCTTCAGATAAAAATTCTACAATTATTTTCTTCTTAATTCCAATGATCCGCGTAATGGTTCCAACGTGTCGTTTAATTTCAACACATAGAAATAGGTTCCATCCACTACGTCTTCACCAAATAAAATGCGATTGGTATTGGATTGTCCGTTCCAGTTATTGGTATATGGCTTCGCCTGAAATACCAACTCTCCCCAGCGGTTGTAGATGTATAATTCGTTCTCCGGATATTTTTCCAATCCTGTAATCACAAAGTTGTCATTGATGCCATCACCATTTGGTGAGAATCCTCCGGGTACATTGATTATTATTTCTTCAGTTACGCGGAATACAACGATTGCTGTATCGCAGAAATCGGAACAGAATGCATCACAAATCACATAGGTGATGGTATCATAACCAATGAAATTATCATTCGGATCGTAGGTGATGGTGGTCCCATTTACGGTGTAGGTTCCGTTGGATGAATTATTAATAATTCCAATAGTTCCGGGATTACCTATATCATTCAATGAAGTATTGATGCTTACGCTGGATGTGTTCTCTACATAAGTAGAATCGTTATTGGCATCTATACTTCCTGCATTGTAAATAGAAACCAAAACACTGTCGCTTGCGCTACATCCTTGTGCGTTGGTAACGGTAACGGAATAATACGTGTTACTTGTAGGATTTACACTAATACTTGCAGTTGTTTCCCCGGTTTCCCAATTATAGGTTCCGCCTCCGCTTGCTGTAAGTATAGTAGAGGTATTCGGACAAATTTGTACGTCGTTACCAGCACTTGCATTTGGATTTGCATTTACGGTAATGGAAATTTGTTCTTGTCCACCAAGATTCGTACAACCATTTTGATTAACAGCTTCCACAAAATAATTTGTTGTTCCAACAGTTGGTGTAACCGTTAATGGAGATGTTCCCAATAAATTTCCGGAAGCATCATAAATGTTGTACGTAATATTTGCACCGGATCCACTTGCGGTAATAGTGCTTGTTTCTCCGTTACAAATTGTGCTGCTGCTTGCGTTTACGGTAGGATCTAAAGGTGATGCATTTACTAAAATGGAATTGGTAACAGCATCCTGACAAGGCGCTACTCCTACAGTATAGGTGATGTTCACCGTACCTGATAATCCTGTTGGATCGAATGTATTTCCACTCACACCAGTTCCACTCCATGTTCCACCAGCAGTTCCGGTAATAAGCGGATTAAGATTTAACACACCATCCGATTCACACATGGTGCCTGGACTATTCCATGTTGCAGTAATAGTTGCCTGCACGCTGATGCTTTGTGTCAAAGTTTGTACGCAAGGTGAGGTTCCAACCGTATAGGTTATGTTAATGATTTGTCCTGCTAAACCGGTTGGATCAAAAATATTTCCGCTAACGCCAGTACCACTCCATGTTCCTCCGCTTGTTCCGGTAATAAGTGTGTTTAAATTAATCGGACCTGCTTGTATACATGTTGCGCCGGGACTCGTCCAGGATGGATCTGCAACCGGAATTACAGTAACAGTGATAGATTGTCGTCCTGCTAAATCTCCGCAACCATTGCTGTTTGCCGCTTCGATATAATAGGTGGTGGTTGCACCGGGTGATACATTCAATGGTGTTGCGCCTAACAATGTGCCACCGGTTGGAGCATCATATACATCGAACGAAGTTGCGCCGGTACCACTTGCATTTAGCGTTGTGGATTGTCCCGCACAAATAGTTGTATTACTTGCTGAAACTCCTGTTAGATCTGGTGTAACATTAACGGTAATTGTAACAGTAATTGGACTTCCATTACATGAATTTGCAGTTGGTGTTACTGTATAAGTTGCAGTGCCTGGATTTGTTCCGCTTGTACTTAATGTTTGCGCAATGGATGATCCTGAATTAGTGGTTCCACCTGTTACACCACTTTGTGATACGGTCCAGTTAAATGCTGTTCCTCCAACATTCGATCCCAATGCAATGGATGTTGCATTTCCTGAACAAATGGTTTGTGTGGATGGTGTTGCAGTTGCAACCGGTGTTGGATTTACAGTTACGGTAGCAGTGATGGGTGAACCATTACAACCATTAGCAGTTGGTGTAACTGTATAAGTTGCAGTTCCTGATGTTGTTCCCGAATTGCTGATGGTTTGTGCAATACTGCTTCCACTACCATTGGAGGCACCGCTTATTCCTGCAGTTTGAGAAACGGTCCATGCGTAAGTGGTATTTGCCGTGTTCGAACTTAATGCAATTGAACTTGCATTGCCGGAACAAATAGTTTGTGTGGATGGTGTAGCTGTTGCAACTGGTGCAGGATTTACGGTGATGGTTGCAGTAATTGCAGTTCCGCTGCAACCATTTGCAGTTGGTGTAACTGTATAGGTTGCTGTTCCTGCTGTTGTACCGGAATTGGATAAGGTTTGCGAAATACTCGAACCACTACTGTTGCTTCCTCCACTTATTCCCGCTGTTTGAGAAACGGTCCAGGCAAATGTTGTTCCGCTTACATTCGAAGTTAATGCAATTGATGGTGCATTTCCTGAGCAAACAGATGTTGATGATGGAGTAGCTGTTGCTGTAGGAATTGGATTTACAGTTACGGTAACGGTTGCTGTACTTCCTGTACAACCATTCGAAGTGGGCGTAACGGTATACGTCACCGTTCCCGGTGTAACACCGCTTGCAGTTAATGTTTGATTGATGGTTGATCCGGATCCATTACTTGCTCCTGTTGCACCCGATTGAGTAACGGTCCATGCAAATGTGGTGCTTGATGTTGTACCCGGCACTGTAGATGAAAGCGAAATATTCGGTCCATTACCGGAGCAGACGCTGGTTGGGGATGGACTCGCAACTACATTGGGTAATGGATTTACGGTAACGGTAACCGAAGTTCGCGACGAAACACATCCCGGATTGGTATTGTCTTCCGCTTCTACATAATAGGTAGTGGTAGTGGTTGGACTAACAACGGTAGATGCTGAATTTGAAAATGCAGTTCCTCCCGACGATACAGTGTACCAGTGATAGGTCACATTCGTTCCGCCACTTGCGGTTAAAGTTACAGATGCTCCCTGACAGATGGTAGCTGGACTAGGATTAGTTGAAACGGTAGGAGCTACCGGTGGGGTACAAATTACATTTAAGCAATGTGAATTTACGGTTGGCGTTAAATTGTTAACCACCGGCGTGAAAGTTCCTTCGGATGCTAGGTTGAAATTCGAACTGGTTGGAGTAGAAAATGACATCGTGTAATTTCCTAGTGAAGGAGTTCGGGTGGTAGGTGGACAACCTGCATCAGGATCGTTCATGTTTCCGGATGCATCGGTTCGAATGAGATTATAATTAAATCCGGTAATTTGCTGATCCGTCATTACCATATAATAACCCTGGTCACTACATAATCCACCTTCCGGTAATATGGAAGAAAGTCCGATTGGTGAATATCCTCTTCCGAAAATCAATGCTCCGGTTGAACTGTTCAATTTAAAAATGGTCGAATAAAAAGTGGGAAACAAACCGGAAATTTCTGTTCCGATTACGGAATAGTTTCCATCGGAATTTTCCATCAGATCCTGTACAATAAATGTTGCAGGCGGAAATGCTGATCCATTGATTTTGCGAGAAAAACTTCCAACGGTTGGTGTAGATCCTGTTCCTTGTAGTTTTACAATGATAGCATCGAGGTTATCATAACCTCCAACTAAAATATCGCCGGTAGATAGTCGTAATGCGGCATTTAATCCCTGGCTGTTTCCACTACCTCCAAACCTTCTTATATAAGTGAGGTTTCCGCTTAAATCGGTTTTAATGATTAATCCATTGCGTGGGTAGTCACCATCTGAATCTAATGTTCCTGTTCCTTCAGATGATTCACCAACAAAGAAATATCCGTCGGCCGATTCTGCAACATCGTTGATGTAATGTTCATCCGGATTAGCAGTGGAGATGGTCCACACTCTGCTCCATTGTAAAAC
Coding sequences within it:
- a CDS encoding gliding motility-associated C-terminal domain-containing protein, with the translated sequence MKINIQKMKIFGRRTIVLLGLLTSTLVNKAQTTFRTSYDIAALDIAGGMVETPTGDFVFAGTNTSFLPLYGNITKVSSTGNVIWSKAFVGGIATQFNDLKKVSTGGYIAAGGSDSNGAVLVRIDDNGNLIWAKRYSLPNRPSDDASVETANSIIETSDGGFLVGGSVDYFWDGVSANTVDTTSAFGFKVNSAGVLQWSRVWTISTANPDEHYINDVAESADGYFFVGESSEGTGTLDSDGDYPRNGLIIKTDLSGNLTYIRRFGGSGNSQGLNAALRLSTGDILVGGYDNLDAIIVKLQGTGSTPTVGSFSRKINGSAFPPATFIVQDLMENSDGNYSVIGTEISGLFPTFYSTIFKLNSSTGALIFGRGYSPIGLSSILPEGGLCSDQGYYMVMTDQQITGFNYNLIRTDASGNMNDPDAGCPPTTRTPSLGNYTMSFSTPTSSNFNLASEGTFTPVVNNLTPTVNSHCLNVICTPPVAPTVSTNPSPATICQGASVTLTASGGTNVTYHWYTVSSGGTAFSNSASTVVSPTTTTTYYVEAEDNTNPGCVSSRTSVTVTVNPLPNVVASPSPTSVCSGNGPNISLSSTVPGTTSSTTFAWTVTQSGATGASNGSGSTINQTLTASGVTPGTVTYTVTPTSNGCTGSTATVTVTVNPIPTATATPSSTSVCSGNAPSIALTSNVSGTTFAWTVSQTAGISGGSNSSGSSISQTLSNSGTTAGTATYTVTPTANGCSGTAITATITVNPAPVATATPSTQTICSGNASSIALSSNTANTTYAWTVSQTAGISGASNGSGSSIAQTISNSGTTSGTATYTVTPTANGCNGSPITATVTVNPTPVATATPSTQTICSGNATSIALGSNVGGTAFNWTVSQSGVTGGTTNSGSSIAQTLSTSGTNPGTATYTVTPTANSCNGSPITVTITVNVTPDLTGVSASNTTICAGQSTTLNASGTGATSFDVYDAPTGGTLLGATPLNVSPGATTTYYIEAANSNGCGDLAGRQSITVTVIPVADPSWTSPGATCIQAGPINLNTLITGTSGGTWSGTGVSGNIFDPTGLAGQIINITYTVGTSPCVQTLTQSISVQATITATWNSPGTMCESDGVLNLNPLITGTAGGTWSGTGVSGNTFDPTGLSGTVNITYTVGVAPCQDAVTNSILVNASPLDPTVNASSSTICNGETSTITASGSGANITYNIYDASGNLLGTSPLTVTPTVGTTNYFVEAVNQNGCTNLGGQEQISITVNANPNASAGNDVQICPNTSTILTASGGGTYNWETGETTASISVNPTSNTYYSVTVTNAQGCSASDSVLVSIYNAGSIDANNDSTYVENTSSVSINTSLNDIGNPGTIGIINNSSNGTYTVNGTTITYDPNDNFIGYDTITYVICDAFCSDFCDTAIVVFRVTEEIIINVPGGFSPNGDGINDNFVITGLEKYPENELYIYNRWGELVFQAKPYTNNWNGQSNTNRILFGEDVVDGTYFYVLKLNDTLEPLRGSLELRRK